One genomic segment of Cololabis saira isolate AMF1-May2022 chromosome 22, fColSai1.1, whole genome shotgun sequence includes these proteins:
- the abcd3a gene encoding ATP-binding cassette sub-family D member 3a has product MSSFSKLLTPRNCGAAGAAVLVLALLRNRRRNRDRTKGSSSNLLQNSEKDGRRDKAAVDKQFFLRIVRILKMMVPRFFCMETAYLLLIASMLVARTYCDVWMIQNGTMIESGIISRDMNLFKLHFYSYMSVIPGIALVNNFLKLGLNELKLRCRERLTKELYDKYLQGFTYYKMGNLDNRIANADQLLTQDVERFCNSVVDLYSNLSKPLLDIGLYIFKLTSAIGAQGPTCMMAYLLISGLFLTRLRRPIGKMTVTEQRYEGEYRYVNSRLITNSEEIAFYNGNRREKQTIYATFKKLVDHLHNFIFFRFSMGFIDSMIAKYLATVVGYLVVSRPFLDLNHPRHLTSSHSELLEDYYQSGRMLLRMSQALGRIVLAGREMTRLSGFTARITELMLVLDELNAGKYERTMVSQQDRAEKTSLVPGSGLVNNRDNIIKFDHTPLTTPNGDVLIRDLSFEVRSGTNVLVCGPNGCGKSSLFRVLGELWPLFGGQLTKPDRGKLFYVPQRPYMTLGSLRDQVIYPDTLEEQRRKGISDQVLKEYLDNVQLGHILDREGNWDAVQDWMDVLSGGEKQRMAMARLFYHKPQFAILDECTSAVSVDVEDFIYGHCRTVGITLFTVSHRKSLWKHHEFYLHMDGRGNYEFKPITEETVEFGS; this is encoded by the exons AAGGACGGACGGAGGGACAAAGCTGCCGTGGACAAACAGTTCTTCCTGCGGATCGTCCGGATCCTGAAGATGATGGTGCCCCGGTTTTTCTGCATGGAG ACGGCCTACCTGCTGCTCATCGCCTCCATGCTGGTGGCCAGAACCTACTGTGACGTCTGGATGATCCAGAACGGAACCATGATTGAAAG CGGGATCATCAGCAGAGACATGAATCTGTTCAAGCTGCACTTTTACTCCTACATGTCCGTCATCCCAGGG ATTGCTCTGGTCAACAACTTCCTGAAACTTGGTCTGAATGAGCTGAAGCTTCGCTGCAGAGAGAGACTCACCAAGGAGCTGTACGACAAATACCTGCA GGGCTTCACCTACTACAAGATGGGGAATCTGGACAACCGGATCGCCAACGCGGACCAGCTGCTGACGCAGGACGTGGAGCGGTTCTGCAACAGCGTGGTGGACCTGTACTCCAACCTCAGCAAG CCTCTCCTGGACATCGGTCTCTACATCTTCAAGCTGACGTCGGCCATCGGAGCTCAG GGCCCCACATGCATGATGGCGTACCTGCTGATCTCCGGTTTGTTCCTGACGAGACTCAGGAGGCCGATCGGGAAGATGACGGTGACGGAGCAGCGATACGAGGGAGAATACCGCTACGTTAACTCCAGACTCATCACCAACAG TGAGGAAATCGCCTTCTACAACGGGAACCGGAGAGAGAAACAAACCATTTACGCCACGTTCAAGAAACTG GTGGACCACCTCCACAACTTCATCTTCTTCAGATTCTCCATGGGATTCATCGACAGCATGATCGCCAAGT aCCTGGCCACCGTGGTGGGCTACCTGGTGGTCTCCCGGCCCTTCCTGGACCTGAACCATCCCCGACACCTGACGAGCAGCCActcggagctgctggag GACTACTACCAGAGTGGGCGGATGCTGCTCCGGATGTCTCAGGCTCTGGGGAGGATCGTGCTGGCTGGAAGAGAGATGACCCGGCTGTCCGG gttcacGGCTCGGATCACGGAGCTCATGCTGGTTCTGGACGAGCTGAACGCCGGGAAGTACGAGAGGACCATGGTGTCCCAGCAGGACCGAG CAGAAAAGACCTCTCTGGTTCCAGGAAGTGGCCTCGTCAACAACCGGGACAACATCATCAA GTTTGATCACACGCCGCTGACGACGCCCAACGGAGACGTTCTGATCCGGGACCTGAGCTTCGAG GTCCGGTCCGGCACCAACGTCCTGGTCTGTGGACCCAACGGCTGTGGGAAAAGTTCCCTGTTCAGAGTCCTGGGGGAG CTGTGGCCGCTGTTCGGGGGTCAGCTGACCAAACCGGATCGGGGGAAGTTGTTCTACGTCCCACAG AGACCGTACATGACTCTGGGTTCCCTGAGGGACCAGGTCATTTACCCCGACACcctggaggagcagaggaggaaGGGGATCTCTGACCAG GTCCTGAAGGAGTACCTGGACAACGTCCAGCTGGGCCACATCCTGGACCGGGAGGGGAACTGGGACGCCGTCCAGGACTGGATGGACGTGCTGAGCGGGGGGGAGAAGCAGCGGATGGCG ATGGCCCGGCTCTTCTACCACAAGCCCCAGTTCGCCATCCTGGACGAATGTACGAGCGCGGTTAGCGTGGACGTGGAGGACTTCATCTACGGACACTGTAGAACG gtcGGCATCACCTTGTTCACCGTCTCCCACAGGAAGTCGCTCTGGAAGCACCACGAG TTCTACCTCCACATGGACGGCCGAGGGAACTACGAGTTCAAGCCAATCACAGAAGAGACGGTGGAGTTCGGTTCCTAG